One Syntrophus gentianae DNA window includes the following coding sequences:
- a CDS encoding ammonia-forming cytochrome c nitrite reductase subunit c552, which yields MIKKIFFAGIAVAVLLVILVGARVWFFQPQEGFKLVSIPEGVHDPAEWGKFYPLEYQSYLKNREMAPTPSGFGGSEKVQKALKEPANLMNFKGYGFSKDYTEDRGHPYAVEDLRETKRVTPKTTGACMTCKTAQLGDIFKEKGWDYAKMPLAELLPTLKHPITCSNCHDPKTMNLRLMNPAFVEAMAKKGIDVKKASRTEMRSYVCGQCHVEYYFQPETYHVVFPWDKGLLPEQMYAYYAEKPAGFAQDWVHPDSQAKMIKAQHPDFETWSTGTHGMAGVACADCHMPFMREGGRKYSSHWVTSPMRTVEASCRTCHTQTEAWLLARVKTIQGQVWDMQLRAGNTVSQAHEAISKAAAVANVKGDDLDKARELLRKAQWYWDIVSAENSMGFHNPSQVLSTLGQSVDLAHQAIATAKRAASAAGR from the coding sequence ATGATTAAAAAGATTTTCTTTGCCGGAATTGCCGTTGCCGTCCTGTTGGTCATCCTCGTCGGTGCCCGTGTCTGGTTTTTCCAGCCTCAGGAGGGATTCAAACTTGTGAGCATCCCCGAAGGCGTCCATGATCCGGCGGAATGGGGTAAATTCTATCCCTTGGAGTACCAGAGCTATTTGAAGAATCGCGAGATGGCCCCAACGCCTTCGGGATTCGGCGGTAGTGAAAAGGTCCAGAAGGCCCTCAAGGAGCCGGCAAATCTCATGAACTTCAAGGGGTATGGATTCAGCAAGGACTATACGGAGGATCGCGGCCATCCCTATGCCGTGGAGGATTTGCGGGAAACGAAACGCGTGACGCCCAAGACCACGGGGGCCTGCATGACCTGCAAGACGGCCCAGCTTGGCGACATCTTCAAGGAAAAAGGGTGGGACTATGCCAAGATGCCTCTGGCGGAGCTTCTCCCCACTCTGAAGCACCCCATCACCTGCAGCAATTGCCATGATCCGAAGACGATGAATCTCCGGTTGATGAATCCCGCCTTTGTCGAGGCCATGGCCAAAAAGGGCATCGACGTGAAGAAGGCCTCCCGGACGGAGATGCGCAGTTACGTCTGCGGCCAGTGCCATGTGGAATACTATTTCCAGCCGGAGACCTACCATGTCGTATTTCCCTGGGACAAGGGACTCCTGCCGGAACAGATGTACGCCTATTATGCCGAAAAGCCCGCCGGTTTTGCCCAGGACTGGGTCCATCCCGATTCCCAGGCCAAGATGATCAAGGCCCAGCATCCCGATTTCGAGACCTGGAGCACGGGAACGCACGGCATGGCGGGTGTGGCCTGCGCCGACTGCCATATGCCCTTCATGAGGGAGGGCGGCCGGAAGTATTCAAGCCATTGGGTGACGAGTCCCATGCGGACCGTAGAGGCATCCTGCCGGACCTGCCATACGCAGACCGAGGCCTGGCTTCTGGCGCGTGTAAAGACGATCCAGGGCCAGGTCTGGGACATGCAGCTCCGGGCGGGCAACACGGTGAGTCAGGCCCACGAGGCGATTTCCAAAGCGGCGGCGGTGGCCAATGTCAAGGGAGACGACCTGGACAAGGCCCGGGAGTTGCTCCGCAAGGCTCAATGGTACTGGGATATCGTGTCAGCGGAAAACAGCATGGGCTTTCACAATCCGTCGCAGGTTCTGAGCACCCTGGGACAGTCCGTTGATCTGGCCCATCAGGCCATCGCCACGGCGAAACGAGCTGCGAGCGCCGCCGGCAGATGA
- a CDS encoding FprA family A-type flavoprotein: MPVFKAIKMSDSVYWVGAIDWKIREFHGYSTLRGSTYNAYLILAEKVTLMDAVKAPFRDELLARIASVIDPQKIDYLVSNHSEMDHTGCLPEILAAVKPEKVFASVMGARTIPKHFALKQGITPVKSGDEISLGNKTLSFLETRMLHWPDSMFSYLKEDKILFSQDAFGMHLATEERYADEIPADILDYESKKYFANILLPYASQVSSLVDKFPSLGLEIKTIAPDHGPIWRSGFEALMGQYRSLAAQKPTRKALVVYDTMWHSTERMARAIEEGLREGGAQARLLPLSCTHRSEVAYEILEAGALIVGSPTLNNQLLPTLADTLTYLKGLRPRNLIGTAFGSYGWSGESPAQLQAFLEEMKIEIVGKPVKANYVPGKDVLDECFAMGMAVAERLQEVV, encoded by the coding sequence ATGCCTGTATTTAAAGCGATCAAGATGAGTGATTCCGTCTACTGGGTTGGGGCCATCGACTGGAAAATCCGGGAGTTTCATGGCTACAGCACATTGCGCGGCAGTACGTACAACGCCTATCTCATCCTGGCGGAAAAGGTGACCTTGATGGATGCCGTAAAAGCCCCTTTCAGGGATGAGCTGCTGGCACGCATTGCATCCGTAATTGATCCGCAGAAGATCGATTATCTCGTTTCCAATCATTCCGAAATGGATCACACCGGTTGTCTTCCGGAAATCCTTGCGGCGGTGAAACCCGAGAAGGTCTTTGCATCGGTTATGGGTGCCAGAACGATCCCGAAGCATTTCGCCCTGAAACAGGGGATCACCCCAGTGAAAAGCGGCGACGAGATTTCCCTGGGGAACAAGACCCTGTCCTTTCTGGAAACACGCATGCTGCACTGGCCCGATTCCATGTTCAGTTACCTCAAGGAGGATAAGATCCTCTTTTCCCAGGATGCCTTCGGGATGCACCTGGCCACGGAAGAACGCTATGCCGATGAGATCCCGGCCGACATTCTCGATTATGAGTCAAAGAAGTATTTTGCCAATATCCTGTTGCCTTATGCCTCGCAGGTGTCGAGTCTGGTGGATAAATTTCCCTCTCTGGGGCTGGAGATTAAAACCATCGCTCCGGATCACGGCCCCATATGGCGCTCAGGCTTTGAGGCCCTCATGGGCCAATATCGTTCGTTGGCCGCACAGAAGCCCACACGGAAGGCCCTCGTGGTTTATGATACCATGTGGCATTCCACGGAGCGCATGGCGCGGGCCATTGAAGAGGGACTGCGGGAGGGTGGGGCGCAGGCCAGGCTGCTTCCCTTGAGCTGCACCCATCGCAGCGAAGTGGCCTATGAAATCCTGGAGGCCGGGGCGCTGATTGTCGGCTCTCCGACGCTGAATAATCAGCTGCTGCCCACCCTGGCGGATACGCTCACCTATCTCAAGGGGTTGAGGCCGAGGAATTTGATCGGCACTGCCTTCGGCTCCTATGGCTGGAGTGGAGAATCCCCTGCGCAACTCCAGGCATTTCTGGAAGAAATGAAGATAGAAATTGTTGGAAAACCCGTCAAGGCCAACTATGTCCCCGGCAAAGACGTGCTGGACGAGTGTTTTGCCATGGGAATGGCCGTGGCCGAGAGACTTCAGGAGGTAGTCTAG
- the rd gene encoding rubredoxin, translating to METTMDRKALYDITYGLYVVTSIADGKMNGQIANTVFQISSSPAKIAVSINKENLTHEYILKSGILAVSILEQETPLSFIGLFGFKSGREIDKLCQCAYTPGVTGCPCVTDHALSYMEGKVVASADGGTHTVFVVELVAAAVLKKGAPLTYAYYQEVKNGKAPKTAPTYKGETAEPAVEIKKQERTMKKYECGICGYIYDPEIGDPENSIPAGTAFDQLPDDWTCPVCGAGKSEFSEVA from the coding sequence ATGGAAACGACGATGGATCGGAAGGCGTTATACGACATCACTTATGGTCTTTATGTAGTGACCTCGATTGCGGACGGCAAAATGAACGGGCAGATTGCCAACACGGTCTTTCAGATCAGCAGTTCGCCCGCCAAGATTGCCGTGAGCATCAACAAGGAAAATCTGACCCATGAATACATTCTGAAAAGCGGTATTCTGGCGGTATCGATCCTGGAGCAGGAGACCCCCCTTTCCTTTATCGGGCTCTTCGGTTTTAAATCAGGGCGCGAGATCGACAAACTCTGCCAGTGTGCGTATACCCCGGGCGTAACCGGGTGTCCCTGCGTCACGGACCACGCCTTGTCCTATATGGAAGGGAAGGTGGTTGCCTCGGCCGATGGGGGAACGCATACGGTCTTTGTGGTCGAACTTGTGGCCGCGGCAGTCCTGAAAAAGGGCGCTCCATTGACCTATGCCTATTACCAGGAGGTAAAAAACGGGAAGGCTCCCAAAACCGCCCCGACGTATAAGGGTGAGACGGCAGAACCGGCTGTTGAAATAAAAAAACAGGAGAGGACGATGAAAAAGTACGAGTGTGGAATCTGCGGCTACATCTACGATCCGGAAATCGGCGATCCGGAGAACAGCATCCCTGCGGGGACCGCCTTTGATCAGCTTCCCGATGACTGGACCTGTCCGGTTTGCGGCGCCGGCAAGTCGGAATTCAGCGAGGTGGCATAA
- a CDS encoding DUF4197 domain-containing protein: MSHCKDWNRQIDRRVSLKSRNIRTSLRTLLISLFLCACLMVSTAYGAGMSDLLKNLPGTSSTVTSQDSGTLSSGLKEALSVGTKNAVNFLSKKDGYFGNDAVKILLPDNIRKVGTLLSSLGYQKEVDAFVLSMNRAAEKAVPEAADIFAGAISSMTFEDARKILNGGNTAATQYFKKKTSSKLFDSFKPTISQSMNEVGVTKAYKDMMGRYTAAVPLGMTESLDLDTYVTNKALDGLFYKLGQEEAKIRTNPAARTTELLKTVFGK, from the coding sequence ATGTCTCACTGCAAAGATTGGAATCGGCAAATTGATCGGCGCGTCTCTTTGAAATCCCGCAACATTCGAACTTCCCTTCGGACCCTGTTGATTTCGCTCTTTTTATGCGCCTGTCTCATGGTGTCCACGGCCTATGGGGCGGGGATGAGCGATCTACTGAAAAATCTTCCCGGTACGTCTTCGACCGTTACTTCTCAGGATAGTGGGACTCTTTCCTCGGGCCTCAAGGAAGCCTTGTCCGTGGGGACGAAAAATGCCGTCAACTTCCTTTCGAAAAAGGACGGGTACTTCGGAAACGATGCCGTCAAAATCCTGCTCCCCGACAACATCCGCAAGGTCGGAACCCTTTTGAGCTCACTGGGTTACCAGAAAGAGGTCGATGCCTTTGTGCTCAGCATGAACCGTGCGGCAGAGAAGGCCGTGCCCGAGGCAGCCGATATCTTCGCCGGCGCTATTTCGTCCATGACCTTTGAGGACGCCCGCAAGATCCTCAACGGCGGAAACACGGCGGCAACCCAGTATTTCAAGAAAAAAACCTCGTCCAAACTCTTTGACTCCTTCAAACCCACTATCTCGCAAAGCATGAACGAAGTGGGGGTCACCAAGGCGTACAAGGACATGATGGGGCGCTACACCGCCGCCGTCCCCCTGGGCATGACGGAATCCCTCGATCTGGACACTTACGTGACAAACAAGGCTCTCGATGGGCTCTTCTACAAGCTGGGACAGGAGGAGGCAAAGATCAGGACCAATCCCGCGGCCAGGACGACGGAACTTCTAAAAACGGTCTTTGGGAAATGA
- a CDS encoding DegV family protein, which translates to MTDVLSEALAAGVERLSAWADLLDSINVFPVADGDTGRNLVVSLAPLRNRTAWKEDGKGMAYRLLLSARGNAGNIAARFFSGFLEYAIEKTAAALADGAENGRVQAWQAVADPKPGTMLTLFDALVESLQKIPPELNKEEIEAIVRHLAEAVRSTPRLLPRLQEAGVLDAGALGMYLFFEGFFFFLAGGDRESPFIPLQQVFPEGLSLPSSFSAFCPTTSGYCLDVTLRTKDSPGKVLSLLAASGESVVVSTDREYLKVHLHTPDAASVRTELIQIAEVLSWKEDNLDNQTEVFCASIPKSASPIHIMTDAAGSLTRRQARQFGFTLLDSYVTLEEQSLPETHLDPAEVYSAMRRGIRAMTSQASLFERHQVYAQVLERFPRVLYLCVGSVFTGNVTTARDWKTRHDPEDRLLVLDTGAASGRLGLQALAVARFAQVAKDGDSVIAFAQMLQNRCEEYLFPDRLQYLATGGRLSRTGALLGDLLHVKPVISPTPEGAKKVGAVRNREEQLRFALDRLSGILPQPAGKRLMIMLEYSDNLDWVNSEVREAFVLHAGGAEILIQPLSLTAGVHTGPGTWGMAFLTLPEEIDFVEAEQKEGFRRQAAKTRDGGI; encoded by the coding sequence ATGACGGACGTTCTGTCCGAAGCCCTGGCGGCGGGCGTTGAGCGACTCTCCGCCTGGGCGGACCTGCTGGATTCGATCAATGTCTTTCCCGTCGCCGATGGCGACACCGGCCGGAATCTGGTTGTCAGCCTGGCCCCACTGAGGAACCGCACCGCATGGAAAGAGGATGGGAAGGGGATGGCGTACCGGCTCCTGCTTTCTGCCCGGGGTAATGCCGGAAACATCGCCGCCAGGTTCTTCTCGGGCTTTCTCGAGTATGCCATTGAGAAAACGGCAGCCGCATTGGCTGATGGAGCCGAAAATGGGCGAGTCCAGGCCTGGCAGGCCGTTGCCGACCCTAAGCCGGGAACCATGCTGACCCTTTTTGACGCCCTGGTCGAGTCTCTGCAGAAGATCCCTCCTGAGCTTAACAAGGAGGAAATCGAGGCCATCGTCCGACACCTTGCCGAGGCGGTCCGATCCACACCACGGCTGTTGCCCCGCCTTCAGGAGGCCGGAGTCCTGGACGCCGGGGCACTGGGGATGTACCTCTTTTTTGAGGGTTTTTTTTTCTTTCTTGCCGGCGGTGACAGGGAGAGCCCCTTTATTCCCCTCCAACAGGTTTTTCCCGAAGGGCTCTCGCTGCCCTCTTCCTTTTCTGCTTTCTGTCCCACAACATCCGGTTACTGTCTCGATGTCACACTTCGAACAAAGGATTCACCCGGCAAAGTCCTCTCCCTCCTGGCTGCTTCCGGGGAGAGCGTGGTGGTTTCCACCGACCGGGAATATTTGAAAGTACACCTCCATACCCCGGATGCAGCGTCGGTTCGAACGGAATTGATCCAGATTGCCGAAGTCCTTTCCTGGAAGGAAGACAATCTTGACAACCAGACGGAAGTCTTCTGTGCCTCGATCCCGAAGTCTGCGTCCCCCATCCACATCATGACCGATGCCGCAGGCTCCCTGACCCGCAGGCAGGCCCGGCAATTCGGCTTTACTCTGCTGGATAGTTACGTCACCCTGGAAGAACAGAGTCTCCCTGAAACCCATCTCGATCCAGCGGAGGTTTACAGCGCAATGCGTCGGGGGATTCGGGCGATGACCTCTCAGGCGTCCCTCTTTGAACGCCATCAGGTCTATGCTCAGGTCCTGGAACGGTTTCCCCGCGTTTTGTACCTTTGTGTGGGTTCGGTCTTTACGGGAAACGTCACCACAGCCCGGGACTGGAAAACACGCCATGACCCCGAAGACCGTCTTTTAGTTCTGGATACCGGTGCGGCCTCCGGTCGACTCGGGCTGCAGGCCTTGGCCGTGGCGCGCTTCGCTCAAGTCGCAAAGGACGGGGATTCCGTGATCGCCTTTGCCCAAATGCTTCAAAACCGTTGCGAGGAGTACCTTTTTCCCGACCGCCTGCAATATCTTGCCACCGGTGGACGGCTATCCCGGACGGGAGCGCTGCTGGGGGATCTGCTGCATGTCAAACCCGTGATATCCCCCACCCCGGAAGGAGCAAAGAAGGTCGGCGCCGTACGCAACCGGGAGGAGCAGCTTCGTTTTGCCTTGGACCGGCTGTCCGGAATCCTGCCTCAGCCTGCGGGGAAGCGCCTGATGATCATGCTGGAATATTCGGACAATCTGGACTGGGTGAACTCCGAGGTTCGGGAGGCGTTCGTCCTCCATGCCGGGGGCGCGGAGATCCTGATCCAGCCCCTTTCCCTTACGGCAGGGGTTCATACGGGGCCGGGAACATGGGGAATGGCCTTTTTGACGCTTCCGGAAGAAATCGACTTTGTAGAGGCGGAACAAAAGGAGGGATTCCGAAGACAGGCCGCAAAGACGCGGGATGGCGGGATATGA
- a CDS encoding glycosyltransferase family 2 protein: protein MTGSKGRDRLAVVIPAYNHESRVTEVILAAKELPFPIFVVDDGSTDGTYERIRVIPDISILRHRENRGKGAALLTGFAAASTVADWAATVDADGQHNPKDVLKLWSAVANRLEKSSFDAAPASRKSNRPMESRRPFVVGLREEMTGPEVPWTSRFGRSFSNFWVQLAGGPEVRDSQSGLRLYPLPEALHLGVQARRFQFEVEILVRAQWQGYPVLEVPIGVTYQPGAERISHFRPFVDFLRNSCTFSRLIALRILVPRRCRMTPGRKNSP from the coding sequence ATGACCGGCTCTAAAGGGAGAGATCGTCTGGCGGTTGTTATTCCCGCCTACAATCATGAAAGCCGGGTGACGGAGGTCATTCTGGCGGCGAAGGAACTTCCCTTTCCCATCTTTGTGGTGGACGACGGGTCCACAGACGGAACCTATGAGCGGATACGGGTCATTCCCGACATTTCGATTCTGCGTCATCGGGAAAACAGGGGCAAGGGAGCGGCCCTTCTGACAGGTTTTGCCGCCGCATCCACCGTGGCGGACTGGGCGGCCACGGTGGATGCGGATGGACAGCACAACCCCAAAGATGTCCTGAAGCTTTGGTCTGCCGTCGCCAATCGGCTGGAGAAGTCAAGCTTCGACGCGGCTCCTGCGTCCAGAAAGAGCAACCGGCCTATGGAATCGCGACGGCCTTTCGTCGTCGGCCTGAGGGAAGAAATGACGGGACCTGAAGTCCCCTGGACAAGCCGCTTTGGCCGTTCCTTTTCCAACTTCTGGGTGCAGCTCGCCGGGGGACCGGAAGTCCGGGATTCTCAGAGCGGTCTGAGGCTCTACCCCCTTCCTGAAGCGCTACACCTTGGCGTTCAGGCGCGTCGCTTTCAGTTTGAGGTGGAAATTCTTGTCCGGGCGCAATGGCAAGGATATCCTGTCCTGGAAGTCCCCATCGGGGTGACCTATCAGCCGGGAGCCGAACGGATTTCCCATTTCCGGCCTTTTGTTGATTTTCTCCGCAATTCCTGCACGTTCAGCCGTCTGATCGCCCTGCGCATCCTTGTCCCCCGACGCTGTCGGATGACGCCCGGACGGAAGAATTCGCCCTGA
- a CDS encoding cytochrome c3 family protein has protein sequence MGKHKKTIAILSAGILAGLLLACLMAGAYHYAGTTGFCSSCHSMGDVHREWRRSLHSSFACIECHMPDANVLTRLVYKARAGLRDVYHETLRDYPAAISLSNEGRIIAEGNCLRCHRAAVENTFMIRQPPGNCTACHRSLVHGQRMPERGLLHD, from the coding sequence ATGGGCAAACATAAAAAAACGATAGCCATCCTTTCAGCCGGTATCCTTGCCGGACTTCTTCTTGCCTGCCTGATGGCGGGCGCATATCATTACGCGGGAACGACGGGATTCTGTTCAAGCTGCCACAGCATGGGCGATGTTCACAGGGAGTGGCGCCGATCTCTGCACAGTTCCTTTGCCTGTATCGAATGCCACATGCCTGACGCGAATGTTTTGACGAGACTTGTCTACAAGGCCCGGGCAGGTTTGCGGGATGTTTACCACGAAACCCTGAGGGACTATCCCGCTGCCATTTCACTTTCCAATGAAGGCAGAATCATCGCCGAGGGCAACTGCCTGCGCTGTCATCGGGCGGCCGTGGAAAACACCTTCATGATCCGGCAACCGCCGGGAAACTGCACAGCCTGTCATCGCTCTTTGGTCCATGGTCAGAGAATGCCGGAAAGGGGGTTGCTCCATGATTAA
- a CDS encoding ABC transporter ATP-binding protein — translation MALLETKDLYKIYEIGDHTVTALDGVSVTIDRGEFVAIMGPSGSGKSTFMNVIGCLDEPTKGRYLLDGIEVGGLTRDELAEIRNRKIGFVFQGFNLLPRTSALENVELPMLYNNLSATERRRRALAALKMLGLEDREHHAPNQLSGGQQQRVAIARALANDAPLLLADEPTGNLDTKTSIEIMELLTRLNSESRITIVLVTHEPDIAAYSRRIIRFRDGRILRDEAVVKS, via the coding sequence ATGGCACTCCTGGAAACAAAAGATCTCTATAAAATCTATGAGATTGGGGATCATACCGTTACGGCCCTCGATGGGGTCTCCGTAACGATTGATCGGGGGGAATTCGTCGCCATCATGGGACCATCGGGATCGGGGAAGTCCACCTTCATGAATGTCATCGGTTGTCTGGATGAACCGACGAAAGGGAGATATCTCCTCGATGGCATTGAAGTCGGCGGTCTTACGCGCGATGAACTGGCTGAAATCCGGAACCGGAAAATCGGCTTTGTCTTTCAGGGATTCAATCTCCTCCCGCGTACCTCGGCCCTGGAAAATGTGGAACTGCCGATGCTTTACAATAACCTCTCTGCGACGGAAAGGCGAAGGCGCGCGCTGGCGGCTCTTAAGATGCTGGGACTGGAGGACAGGGAGCATCATGCCCCCAATCAGCTTTCGGGTGGGCAGCAGCAGAGGGTTGCCATCGCCAGGGCGCTGGCCAATGATGCCCCCCTTCTTCTGGCTGACGAGCCGACCGGAAATCTGGACACGAAAACAAGCATCGAGATCATGGAACTTTTGACTCGTCTGAATTCGGAATCTCGGATCACCATCGTGCTGGTCACCCATGAACCGGACATCGCCGCCTACAGCAGGAGGATCATCCGGTTCCGGGACGGACGCATTCTTCGCGACGAAGCCGTGGTAAAGTCATGA
- a CDS encoding HD domain-containing protein, whose protein sequence is MQSYSLTDFLTTSALLNYQLCARHLNWNSVTMVILEGRPISETDQAILSQVFDYVRNVYGKMKRNLGPLSVLHPIRATALLCHASEKINLLDMMTCLLHDTFEDFKPAQFKDSDWINLDTAFQSFLLALPELDQRRLRAQLQWLTKEPSENYYHYIGHLLDQAGGRPEAVRVKLADRLDNTFDMRIDLQDPMEGVDFFEIAFQMVFSNTYKGYRPDKPHQPTVILNGAQRLYQLFKNILLLSLIRQKKATANDDIAQALFEALAQASMKEAQRIALHVFGYHDPDTTKFRKILMDTMAYSQTGGFDQVTPPNPESRLNGLLMTVFDQPEREARKAQLKALYDDKAFMIEVALAFVIIFMNFLNDSDYFIHGISAEGVRPEE, encoded by the coding sequence ATGCAATCCTATAGCTTGACAGACTTTCTCACAACCTCGGCCTTATTGAACTACCAGTTATGCGCCAGACATCTTAACTGGAACAGTGTCACAATGGTCATCCTGGAGGGCAGGCCGATATCGGAAACGGATCAAGCCATATTGAGCCAGGTGTTCGATTACGTGAGAAATGTCTATGGGAAAATGAAACGGAATCTTGGGCCTCTGTCCGTTTTACATCCGATCCGGGCCACAGCGCTTTTATGCCATGCCTCAGAGAAAATCAACCTCCTGGACATGATGACTTGTCTTCTTCATGATACCTTCGAGGATTTCAAGCCTGCCCAGTTTAAAGATTCGGACTGGATCAACCTGGATACGGCCTTCCAATCTTTTCTGCTGGCTTTGCCGGAACTTGATCAGAGGCGTCTAAGGGCGCAACTGCAGTGGCTGACCAAAGAACCTTCGGAGAATTACTACCACTATATTGGACATCTCCTTGATCAAGCCGGAGGAAGGCCGGAAGCCGTACGGGTAAAGCTTGCAGACCGGCTGGACAATACCTTCGACATGCGGATCGATCTGCAGGATCCCATGGAGGGCGTGGACTTTTTTGAAATCGCCTTTCAGATGGTTTTTTCCAATACGTATAAGGGCTATCGGCCCGATAAGCCCCATCAACCCACCGTTATACTGAACGGTGCGCAGCGTCTCTACCAGCTCTTCAAGAATATCCTTTTGTTGTCACTCATTCGACAGAAAAAGGCGACAGCAAACGATGACATAGCACAGGCGCTCTTTGAAGCCCTCGCCCAGGCCAGCATGAAGGAAGCCCAGCGCATTGCTCTGCATGTCTTCGGGTACCATGATCCGGACACCACGAAGTTCCGAAAAATCCTCATGGATACAATGGCCTATTCTCAAACGGGCGGATTTGATCAGGTGACTCCTCCCAATCCGGAGTCCCGCCTGAACGGATTGCTCATGACCGTTTTCGATCAGCCGGAGCGGGAAGCCCGCAAGGCGCAGCTCAAGGCCTTATACGACGATAAAGCCTTCATGATTGAAGTCGCCCTTGCCTTTGTGATCATTTTCATGAACTTTCTCAACGATTCCGATTATTTCATCCACGGGATCAGTGCAGAAGGCGTTCGTCCCGAAGAATAA
- a CDS encoding ABC transporter permease has translation MIHLPSTLKISFRALRVNKMRSALTMLGIIIGVGAVITMLAVGAGAGNRISGQIASMGSNLILVLPGSMTAGGLRLGTGSRATLNVADAEAIARECSAVSEVAPVLNGAAQVVCGDSNWATGIYGTTPAMLTVRDWVLASGRSFTDQDIRNATKVAILGQTVVDNLFGTMDALGSIIRIKKVPFTVIGVLESKGQSAMGQDQDDLIYIPISTAQKKIFGTSIPGMVRSILVKAGGSEDLEAAEKQITELLQQRHRIGAQQENDFTVRNLTQIMQAAEESSRVMALLLGAVASVSLLVGGIGIMNIMLVSVTERTREIGIRMAVGAKTWDIRFQFIIEALTLSLTGGILGILLGIAASEVLSTVAEWPTVISPLSILLAFGFSGLVGIFFGFYPAYKASLLNPIEALRYE, from the coding sequence ATGATTCATCTTCCCTCCACCCTGAAAATTTCTTTCCGGGCCCTGCGGGTGAACAAGATGCGATCCGCCCTCACCATGCTGGGGATCATCATCGGTGTGGGAGCCGTCATCACCATGCTGGCTGTGGGCGCCGGCGCGGGAAACAGGATCTCGGGACAGATCGCGAGCATGGGAAGCAACCTGATCCTGGTCCTGCCGGGCAGCATGACCGCGGGGGGATTGAGGCTGGGGACCGGATCGCGGGCCACTTTGAACGTGGCGGATGCGGAGGCCATTGCCAGAGAATGTTCCGCGGTGTCAGAGGTTGCACCGGTCCTGAACGGCGCCGCTCAGGTGGTGTGCGGGGATTCGAACTGGGCGACTGGCATTTACGGCACGACGCCGGCCATGCTTACCGTGCGGGACTGGGTCCTGGCTTCCGGACGTTCCTTTACGGACCAGGATATCCGGAACGCCACGAAGGTGGCCATTCTTGGGCAGACGGTCGTGGACAATCTCTTCGGAACCATGGACGCTCTCGGCTCGATCATCCGGATCAAAAAGGTGCCCTTCACGGTCATCGGCGTACTTGAGAGCAAGGGCCAGTCCGCCATGGGACAGGATCAGGATGACCTCATCTACATTCCCATTTCGACGGCGCAGAAGAAGATCTTCGGGACTTCCATTCCGGGGATGGTGCGCTCCATTCTGGTCAAGGCCGGAGGTTCGGAAGATCTTGAGGCAGCTGAAAAGCAGATCACGGAACTGCTCCAGCAGCGGCATCGCATCGGGGCGCAGCAGGAGAATGATTTTACCGTGAGAAATCTCACCCAGATCATGCAGGCTGCAGAAGAGTCCTCCCGGGTGATGGCCCTTCTGCTGGGCGCCGTTGCTTCGGTGTCGCTCCTCGTCGGCGGCATTGGAATCATGAACATCATGCTGGTGTCCGTGACGGAACGGACCAGAGAAATCGGCATCCGGATGGCTGTTGGTGCGAAGACCTGGGATATCCGCTTTCAGTTCATCATCGAGGCCCTGACCCTCTCCTTGACCGGGGGAATCCTGGGGATTCTCCTGGGAATCGCCGCTTCCGAAGTTTTATCGACGGTGGCCGAATGGCCGACCGTCATCTCACCCCTGTCCATTCTCCTGGCCTTCGGCTTTTCCGGTCTGGTGGGGATCTTCTTCGGATTCTATCCGGCATACAAGGCCTCTCTGCTGAATCCTATCGAAGCCCTGCGCTATGAGTAA